Proteins from one Ananas comosus cultivar F153 linkage group 5, ASM154086v1, whole genome shotgun sequence genomic window:
- the LOC109710375 gene encoding LOW QUALITY PROTEIN: uncharacterized protein LOC109710375 (The sequence of the model RefSeq protein was modified relative to this genomic sequence to represent the inferred CDS: substituted 2 bases at 2 genomic stop codons), giving the protein MSFNANAHRGLAATTHRRVITTESEGSSEEAPKVSVGPKKTWKRGTIVGAVSLIVGTTEDIPRRFIPIVISIIICWIFLVIEALLLAEINISLWKKSENDEREIGEDLEVISLRTMAQETLGEFGGNLATVTYEFLAYTSMVAYASKSGEVLSHLINLPESISGNFFTLFVALLIVAGGTHITDRVNQWLTFSMLDKHMQDNTIVIFICNERLLAIIEATAIASGSSGGANLQTISNWDKVPPTIPVIIFSLVYHDITPDXCXIYLHAICAYLGWDLARIKLSIMLGSIVPLLSLLVWDDIALSLSNFDGSDPLDMLKMQWSSMSSLLAVRTSMIGTLLGVSQFFIEQLINLFSAPPILSPGKIKDDSIDGAVEVKDTHYNAKKLMDNNKLSIVASTIVILPTMLISTVVPNAFSLATDIAGGYCMMILYGILPPMMAWLMHFRMYDTAPQEAKDSTDENKKVVLSSTKTVLIGMGLFSIVITMEQFLQDLVVLDSYLFSYNTIEKLFFHVSL; this is encoded by the exons ATGAGTTTTAATGCGAATGCACATCGAGGCTTGGCGGCTACGACCCATAGGAGGGTGATTACAACAGAGTCCGAAGGGAGCTCAGAAGAGGCACCAAAGGTATCAGTGGGGCCCAAGAAGACGTGGAAGAGAGGGACGATAGTCGGTGCTGTCTCTTTGATAGTTGGAACCACAGAAGACATACCCCGCC GTTTTATCCCCATTGTGATTTCAATAATCATATGCTGGATATTCCTGGTGATTGAAGCTCTCTTGCTGGCTGAAATAAACATCTCTCTGTGGAAGAAGAGCGAGAATGATGAGAGAGAAATTGGTGAGGATCTAGAAGTAATATCACTGCGGACTATGGCCCAAGAAACTCTAGGCGAGTTTGGAGGGAATTTGGCCACTGTAACTTACGAATTCCTGGCTTATACATCTATGGTCGCTTATGCATCCAAATCAGGGGAAGTCCTATCTCACTTGATCAACCTTCCTGAATCCATCTCAGGCAACTTCTTCACCCTCTTTGTGGCACTTCTCATTGTCGCTGGCGGGACCCACATCACAGATCGAGTCAACCAATGGTTGACCTTTTCCATGCTCG ATAAACATATGCAAGATAACACGAT AGTAATCTTCATTTGTAATGAAAGATTGCTTGCCATAATTGAAGCTACAGCAATAGCATCTGGTAGTAGTGGAGGGGCAAATTTGCAAACAATATCCAATTGGGACAAGGTTCCACCAACAATCCCAGTGATCATCTTCTCACTGGTGTATCATGATATCACACCCG ACTGATGCTGAATTTATTTGCATGCAATCTGTGCATACCTTGGTTGGGATCTTGCACGGATAAAGCTCTCGATAATGCTGGGGAGTATCGTGCCACTTCTTTCTTTACTTGTCTGGGATGATATTGCTCTTAGCCTCTCAAATTTTGATGGCTCTGATCCTCTTGACATGCTTAAGATGCA ATGGAGTAGCATGTCTTCACTTCTAGCAGTCAGGACATCAATGATCGGAACTCTCCTCGGAGTCTCTCAGTTCTTTATTGAACAGCTTATTAATCTCTTCAGTGCACCACCAATTCTATCACCA GGAAAGATAAAAGATGATTCTATTGATGGTGCTGTAGAAGTCAAGGATACACATTATAATGCTAAGAAATTGATGGACAACAATAAGCTCAGTATTGTGGCATCTACAATTGTGATTCTTCCTACTATGCTCATCTCAACAGTTGTACCAAATGCATTTTCACTAGCAACCGATATTGCA GGTGGTTATTGCATGATGATCTTGTATGGCATTCTTCCACCAATGATGGCATGGTTAATGCATTTTAGGATGTACGATACTGCGCCGCAGGAAGCAAAAGATTCCACAGATGAGAATAAAAAAGTAGTATTATCAAGTACCAAAACTGTACTCATTGGAATGGGATTATTTTCTATTGTAATAACAATGGAGCAATTTTTGCAGGATCTAGTTGTTCTGGactcatatttattttcttacaaCACaatagaaaaactatttttccatGTCAGTCTGTAA
- the LOC109710855 gene encoding LOW QUALITY PROTEIN: LRR receptor-like serine/threonine-protein kinase GSO1 (The sequence of the model RefSeq protein was modified relative to this genomic sequence to represent the inferred CDS: substituted 1 base at 1 genomic stop codon), translating to MESETVVDQTLDALLEISKSFAEDPLGVLGDWDPDTNPDCCSWTGIACDPAAAGPVVLGLNLSGSSRXPPLPPSLARLASLRSLDLSSNRLSGPIPAQLARLTGLAALLLYSNQLSGPIPPELGSLASLRVLRLGDNPGVSGPIPDSLGDPANLTVLGLASCNLTGPIPSRLGRLTGLQNLVLQDNRLQGPIPPELGECASLVVLTLAGNRLGGSIPSRLGRLGSLQILNLADNSLEGPIPSELGGMGQLVYLNLMGNRLAGPIPRSLGRLGSLQTLDLSSNELVGAIPGELGGLGQLGYLVLSDNRLSGPLPADELCGGGGGGGRLSRSLEHLLLSTNNISGEIPAGLAECRSLTQLDLANNSLAGAIPPQLGLLRNLTDLLLNNNTLSGPIPAALFGNLTDLRTLSLYHNALRGPLPDQIGRLARLQILYLYENQLDGEIPDAIGNCSGLQMLDLFGNQFAGSIPATVGRLKDLNFLHLRQNALSGEIPAALGDCRQLAILDLADNRLSGGIPASFGLLGSLEQLMLYNNSLEGSVPDELFDCRNITRVNLSNNRLAGSILPLCGSTSLLSFDLTNNSFDLEVPAQLGNSPMLERIRLGSNRLVGAIPATLGAVAALSLLDLSSNSLSGEIPDELAACGNLGHIILSDNRLAGAVPAWLGALPRLGELALSSNAFAGPIPAELFNSTNLLKLSLDGNVLNGSLPAQVGNLASLNVLNLAGNRLSGAIPASLGRLRSLYDLRLSHNLFSGGIPAELGQLQELQSALDLSDNGLTGEIPASLRSLSKLEELNLSHNSLAGAVPGQIAEMTSLVSLDLSYNKLGGQLDARFSRWPPQSFAANLALCGRPLSQLCATAGPGSSNSLRRSRTLHSASVALISASVTLALMLALIFVAVKINQRRHRRRTSEVNCAAYSSSGSSRADRHLIAKGSGRREFKWEAIMEATCNLSEEFAIGSGGSGTVYKAELPTGETVAVKKIAGAGAGAGDRDLALLREKSFSREVKILGRVRHRHLVKLLGFLSSNKNKNKNKSKSTSGGGGVGLLIYEFMENGSLWDWLHADLQATGGRGGEKKDKKKGECLGWDARMKIAIGLAKGVEYLHHDCVPRILHRDIKSSNVLLDGDMEAHLGDFGLAKAAAAESSKGCTTESGSCFAGSYGYIAPEYAYTLKATEKCDVYSMGIVLMELVTGRMPTDRRFTGDVDMVRWVQSRVNGSPMAATCEELFDPALTPLGLGEESSMLEVLDVALQCTRTAPAERPTSRRVSDLLLDISRKNIRRSASAKIGCK from the exons ATGGAATCGGAAACGGTCGTGGATCAAACACTGGACGCTCTCTTGGAGATCAGCAAGTCGTTCGCCGAGGACCCGCTCGGAGTGCTCGGCGACTGGGACCCCGACACCAACCCGGACTGCTGCTCCTGGACCGGAATCGCCTGCGACCCGGCCGCAGCCGGTCCGGTCGTACTCGGTCTCAACCTCTCCggctcgtctcgctagcctccGCTCCCTC CCTCCCTCGCCCGCCTCGCTAGCCTCCGCTCCCTCGACCTCTCCTCGAACCGGCTCTCCGGTCCCATCCCGGCCCAGCTCGCCCGGCTCACCGGCTTAGCCGCCCTCCTCCTCTACTCGAACCAGCTCTCCGGCCCCATCCCCCCGGAGCTCGGCTCTCTCGCCAGCCTCCGAGTCCTCCGACTCGGCGACAACCCGGGCGTCTCCGGCCCGATCCCCGACTCGCTCGGCGATCCGGCGAACCTCACCGTGCTGGGTCTGGCCTCGTGCAACCTAACCGGCCCGATACCGAGCCGGCTGGGCCGGCTGACCGGGCTCCAGAACCTGGTGCTCCAAGACAACCGGCTCCAGGGCCCCATCCCGCCGGAGCTGGGCGAGTGCGCGAGTCTGGTCGTGCTCACCTTGGCGGGGAATCGGCTCGGCGGAAGCATCCCGAGCCGACTCGGAAGGCTGGGGAGTCTCCAGATACTGAACCTGGCCGACAACTCGCTGGAGGGGCCGATACCGAGCGAGCTCGGAGGGATGGGCCAGCTGGTCTACCTCAACCTGATGGGCAACCGGCTGGCGGGCCCCATTCCGCGGTCGCTGGGCCGACTGGGCAGCCTGCAGACGCTGGACCTGTCGTCGAACGAGCTCGTCGGCGCCATCCCGGGCGAGCTCGGCGGTCTGGGCCAGCTGGGCTACCTCGTGCTCTCCGACAACAGGCTCTCCGGCCCTCTGCCGGCCGACGAGctgtgcggcggcggcggcggcggggggaggTTATCTCGGAGCCTGGAGCACCTGCTGCTGTCGACCAACAACATCTCGGGCGAGATCCCGGCGGGGCTGGCGGAATGCCGGTCGCTGACGCAGCTGGACTTGGCCAACAACAGCCTGGCCGGCGCCATCCCCCCGCAGCTCGGCCTGCTCCGCAACCTCACCGACCTCCTGCTCAACAACAACACCCTCTCCGGCCCCATCCCCGCCGCGCTCTTCGGCAACCTCACCGACCTCCGGACGCTGTCCCTCTACCACAACGCGCTGCGGGGCCCGCTGCCGGATCAGATCGGCCGGCTGGCCCGGCTGCAGATTCTTTACCTGTACGAGAACCAGCTCGACGGCGAGATACCGGACGCTATCGGCAACTGCTCCGGCCTGCAGATGCTCGACCTCTTCGGGAACCAGTTCGCCGGGAGCATCCCCGCCACCGTCGGCCGGCTGAAGGACCTCAATTTCTTGCACCTGAGGCAGAATGCCCTCTCCGGGGAGATCCCCGCGGCGCTGGGCGACTGCCGCCAGCTCGCGATTCTCGACCTGGCGGACAACCGGCTGTCCGGAGGGATCCCGGCGAGCTTCGGGCTCCTGGGATCGCTCGAGCAGCTGATGCTGTACAACAATTCGCTCGAAGGGAGCGTCCCCGACGAGCTGTTCGACTGCCGGAACATCACCAGAGTGAACCTCTCCAACAACCGCCTCGCCGGGAGCATCCTCCCGCTCTGCGGCTCGACGTCGCTGCTCTCCTTCGACCTCACCAACAACTCCTTCGACCTCGAGGTGCCCGCGCAGCTGGGGAACTCGCCCATGCTCGAGAGGATCCGCCTCGGCAGCAACCGCCTCGTCGGGGCGATCCCCGCGACGCTCGGCGCGGTCGCCGCCCTCTCCCTCCTCGACCTGTCGAGCAATTCGCTCTCCGGAGAGATACCCGACGAGCTCGCCGCGTGCGGCAATCTCGGCCACATCATCCTCAGCGACAACCGCCTCGCCGGCGCCGTCCCCGCGTGGCTCGGGGCGCTGCCGCGGCTCGGGGAGCTCGCGCTCTCCTCCAACGCCTTCGCGGGGCCGATACCGGCCGAGCTCTTCAACTCCACCAACCTGCTGAAGCTGTCTCTCGACGGCAACGTGCTGAACGGCTCGCTCCCGGCGCAGGTAGGGAACCTGGCCTCGCTCAACGTGCTCAACCTCGCCGGCAACCGGCTCTCCGGGGCGATCCCCGCGTCCCTGGGAAGGCTCCGCAGCCTCTACGATCTCCGGCTCTCGCACAACCTCTTCTCCGGAGGCATCCCGGCCGAGCTCGGGCAGCTGCAGGAGCTGCAGAGCGCGCTGGACCTCAGCGACAACGGCCTCACCGGAGAAATCCCGGCCTCTCTGCGCTCGCTCTCCAAGCTCGAAGAACTGAACCTCTCTCACAACTCGCTCGCCGGCGCGGTCCCCGGCCAAATCGCGGAGATGACCAGCTTGGTGTCTCTCGACCTCTCCTACAACAAGCTCGGGGGCCAACTGGACGCGCGGTTCTCGCGGTGGCCGCCGCAGTCGTTCGCCGCGAACCTCGCCCTCTGCGGGCGCCCCCTCTCGCAGCTGTGCGCCACGGCCGGCCCCGGCTCCTCGAACTCTCTGAGGCGGTCGAGGACGCTGCATTCGGCGTCCGTCGCCCTCATCTCCGCCTCGGTCACGCTGGCTCTGATGCTGGCGCTAATCTTTGTCGCCGTGAAGATCAATCAGCGGCGGCACCGGAGGCGAACGAGCGAAGTGAACTGCGCCGCGTACTCGTCGTCGGGCTCTTCGCGCGCCGATCGGCATTTGATCGCGAAGGGCTCCGGGCGCCGGGAATTCAAGTGGGAGGCCATCATGGAGGCGACCTGCAACCTGAGCGAGGAGTTTGCGATCGGGTCGGGCGGGTCGGGGACGGTCTACAAGGCCGAATTGCCGACCGGCGAGACGGTAGCGGTGAAGAAGatcgcgggcgcgggcgcgggcgcgggcgacCGGGACCTGGCTCTGCTGCGCGAGAAGAGCTTCTCTAGAGAGGTGAAAATCCTCGGCCGGGTCAGGCACAGGCATCTGGTGAAGCTGTTGGGGTTCCTCAGCAgcaacaagaacaagaacaagaacaagagcAAGAGcaccagcggcggcggcggcgtcggcctGCTCATTTACGAATTCATGGAGAACGGGAGCTTGTGGGATTGGCTGCACGCAGATCTGCAGGCGACGGGCGGGCGGGGAGGCGAGAAGAAGGATAAGAAGAAGGGGGAGTGCTTGGGCTGGGACGCGCGAATGAAGATCGCGATCGGGCTGGCCAAGGGGGTGGAGTACCTGCACCACGACTGCGTGCCGCGGATCTTGCACAGGGACATCAAGTCCAGCAATGTGCTGCTCGACGGAGACATGGAGGCTCACCTCGGAGATTTTGGCCTCGCCAAGGCGGCGGCCGCCGAGTCCTCCAAAGGATGCACGACCGAGTCGGGCTCTTGCTTCGCCGGATCCTACGGCTACATTGCTCCGG AGTATGCATACACTTTGAAGGCGACAGAGAAGTGCGACGTGTACAGCATGGGGATAGTGCTCATGGAGCTCGTGACCGGGCGGATGCCGACGGACAGGAGATTCACCGGAGACGTGGACATGGTGAGATGGGTGCAATCCCGGGTTAACGGGTCTCCGATGGCCGCAACATGCGAGGAGCTATTCGACCCCGCTCTCACCCCTCTGGGGCTGGGCGAGGAGTCGTCAATGCTAGAGGTGCTCGACGTGGCTCTGCAGTGCACCAGGACTGCGCCTGCCGAGCGGCCCACCTCCCGCCGGGTGTCCGACCTCCTCCTCGACATCTCCCGCAAGAACATTCGTCGGTCTGCCTCCGCGAAGATCGGCTGCAAATAG
- the LOC109710853 gene encoding chorismate synthase, chloroplastic, producing the protein MASLGSKTFVKGARTEIGFQPSDLRGLSPPAVQISIRRRRSPAPRRLEVQAIGNVFGNYFKVATYGESHGGGVGCTISGCPPRLPLSEADLQFELDRRRPGQSRITTPRKETDTCKILSGISEGMTTGTPIHVFVPNTDQRGHDYSEMSMAYRPSHADATYDFKYGVRSVQGGGRSSARETIGRVAAGAVAKKILKLKAGTEILAYVSQVHKVVLPEGAVDNETISFDQIESNIVRCPDPEYVQKMIDAIDAVRTRGDSVGGVVTCIARNVPRGLGSPVFDKLEADLAKAALSLPATKGFEFGSGFAGTFLTGSEHNDEFYTDENGNIRTRTNRSGGIQGGISNGETIYMRIAFKPTSTISKKQQTVTRDRQETELLARGRHDPCVVPRAVPMVEAMVALVLLDQLMAHLAQCEMFPVNPALQESVSSAIDGSVLTPNLA; encoded by the exons ATGGCGTCGTTGGGGTCGAAGACGTTCGTGAAGGGAGCGAGGACGGAGATCGGCTTTCAGCCGTCCGATCTGCGCGGGCTCTCGCCCCCCGCCGTCCAGATCTCGATCCGACGGCGCAGATCCCCCGCTCCTCGAAGGCTAG AAGTACAGGCCATTGGAAATGTATTCGGTAATTACTTTAAGGTTGCGACTTATGGAGAGTCCCATGGGGGAGGTGTTGGCTGTACCATAAGTGGATGCCCCCCTAGACTTCCCCTTTCTGAAGCTGATTTACAGTTTGAACTTGATAGAag GAGGCCAGGTCAGAGTAGAATAACTACACCGAGAAAGGAAACTGATACATGTAAAATTCTATCAGGAATCTCTGAAG GAATGACTACAGGAACACCAATACATGTTTTTGTTCCAAATACGGATCAAAGAGGACAC GATTACAGTGAGATGTCGATGGCATACCGCCCTTCTCATGCAGATGCTACCTATGACTTCAAATATGGCGTCAGATCAGTACAG GGGGGTGGCAGATCGTCAGCAAGAGAAACCATTGGGAGAGTTGCAGCTGGAGCTGTAGCAAAGAAAATTCTCAAACTGAAAGCGGGGACAGAG ATACTGGCATATGTTTCTCAAGTGCACAAAGTTGTACTTCCAGAAGGGGCTGTTGATAATGAAACAATAAGCTTCGACCAG ATAGAGAGCAACATTGTTAGATGTCCCGATCCAGAatatgtacaaaagatgattgATGCAATTGATGCTGTTAGAACGAGAGGGGACTCTGTTGGTGGAGTCGTGACATGCATTGCTAGAAATGTTCCACGA GGGCTTGGCTCTCCAGTTTTTGATAAACTTGAAGCTGATTTGGCAAAAGCTGCGCTATCTCTTCCAGCAACCAAGGGATTTGAGTTTGGTAGTGGATTCGCAG GTACTTTCCTGACTGGAAGTGAGCATAATGATGAGTTCTATACAGATGAGAATGGAAACATTAGAACCAGAACAAACCGATCGGGCGGTATACAG GGAGGGATATCAAATGGTGAAACTATTTATATGAGGATAGCTTTCAAACCTACCTCCACGATTTCG AAGAAACAGCAAACTGTGACAAGAGATCGACAGGAAACTGAACTTCTAGCAAGGGGCCGCCATGATCCTTGTGTGGTTCCTCGAG CTGTTCCAATGGTGGAAGCAATGGTAGCATTGGTGTTGTTGGATCAGCTGATGGCTCACTTAGCTCAATGCGAGATGTTCCCTGTGAACCCAGCCCTCCAAGAATCGGTCAGCTCAGCCATCGATGGGTCCGTGTTGACCCCAAATCTTGCATGA